The genomic segment CCCTACCCTTCCTGTTCCATAatatctattattttctttgttttggttGTATGCCCATTTTATCTCGTGTTAAAGAAACTTAAATTGTTGATATTGGCAGGCAATGTTGTTCATCAACTTCACTGCTGAAAGTGCTGAATCTTTCAAATCAAAATACCACACACCACAACCATGGGACCACCGAGAAGATCCTTTGCCCCAACTTCTCGAACACGATGAACACCCTTCAAAAGAAGCCATTCGTATCCCAAATTAGCAATTTCTCTAAAACTCCTGAAACCCTAACTTCTGATTTCCTAACCTCACTAATATTACCAAATTTACCCTCTCTCTGCCACGTATCACCCTCTCTCTGTCACGTATTACCCACACAAAGCCACATAATGATATTCAGTCCACCCTGTCAGCTGCTCCGTTAAAAACTTCACGccgtttgcaaaaaggacttGATTGCACACTTTTTACAAAAGATGGGATCACATTGAACTTCGAAAAAAAggtgggaccacattgaacatTGGCCCCCTTTctagggaccaaaagaggtattaaacctttaaagTAAAAAGGTAAGTAATTGTATTTATTACACATTAACTGCAAGTAGctgaatttttattaactttagcATCAAGAGTACCTTTTACACTAGAGAAAAAAAGTTCAAAGACAAATTATGACAAAGATTAGTGTTAGGACATACAAaactcaaaaaatatataacctTAATCCATAACCGAAACATACCATGATATATAGGATTAAATTAggctaatattttttattaaattattataattgtgaattaattttatatttaaattaatatattaatggtGATACATCTAAAAACTACTATGTTTAAAcaaagaattaattattaatatgtttattaaGGTAGAACAAATTTGATTAGTTAAACAATTTGAAATAGTTGATTAagtgatttaaattttttgtagaGAGTCTCTCCGAATTAAAACACtatcaattatattaaacaaGAAGAATAtgtaaaagttattatatttaatacaaCTTTAGAAGAGTAAGTAAATATGGTGGAAACATGTGATATCTTAGCTTTCTTTTAAGATCACAACACTTTAATTAAATCGATACAAAGGTTAGATTAAATCAGTATAGTTGTTTGTAAGAGTATGTTGATAATTAAAGTGAGTTAAGTTACATTGAatacaaatgataaaattaaataagaaaaaaaaaagacttcaaTGTTTagagattttaaaattttaaattaaaaagttatattaattttttatatgatttaaattaagattacatatatataattttttctaataaactcTCTTATAAGAAAAGaatcattttaaaaagaaatacacCAATGAAAGCAGTCATACCCCCAAAGAAGATGATTGAAAATCATTTATCTGTAAATCTAAATCCTACATTAAACAGAAATggcaaaattttaaaaaagaaattataaacttaatgttttgatattttaaattagaaatgaTATCAAAAATTTTATGTAGGTTACCCTGTGACATTTATATAGTTCCTGTTAAATCGAATCCCTTCCAAAAAATTCATCAAAGTCTAAGTAAATGATGTGAAATTGATCGATGAAACTTTTGTGGTGTATGCCTATGGGTCTTTGAAGTAAAAAATCAAGTGCAGATAACCGAAATTGGTGAGCAGATAGGCTCTGGGTAATGAAGTTAAAGTAgtacttaattttataaacgtGGATTTGAATGAAATTGTTGCATGTGTTTATATGTAGTTAACAGGAGCACGCGAGAATTGATGGGAAGAAAAAAcagagaaggagaaaaaaatggaaacaGCTGGCTGGCCGAGACAAACGTAATGTCCCCACTTTCTGACCAAACTAACATTTAGTTGCTGACGTGCTTCTTCCCCACCGCTCGCCTTCCTCTTACATTGTATGTATCTCTACACTGTCATCTTCTTTTCACTCCCCTTTTCTCTTCCTCAGTCAAACACGTTACTTATATAGAAATACTTGCAAAACACACCACATTCTCCATCCATTCATTTCAACTTCTATTTTTTCTTCAGTCTTAGAGACGCctttcctcttttcttttcatattaacaaaacatatattgtTCTCATCATCAAACACTGTTAAACATTAAATGTAAATACACTTTTCTACACACATTCAGATCATGAGCTGTCATTTTATAAGACCCTCAACTCAAACATTCTGTTACATCTGAATCTGTTCATAAACTTTCGCCACTGCTTTCTAATTTaagttacaatttatttttcgaGCACCAagaaattttagtaaaaaagtACTTTCAATTATTGTACtcaaactataaaattataagttcaaaatcatttatctttagAGATTTCCACCATTACAATCTGGTCAACAAAGTGTTAACGACAAAAAATACTAAGAAAACTTGCTAAAAGAACTTAActgttttaaaaatatcttattctAAACCTAATACATGATCGAGGTCACGAAATACCTATAAGCCAGGAAAGATCCAAAACGACCTCCAACAACATCAATAACCTCTTTATCAGCTAGGCACCAATTCAAAACAGCTACTTAGCCACCTAAAGATAATGACCTTATCTTcaagaaaaaagataattatCCTATTTCAACACACATTAAAAGCATATAGAGCTCTACAACCTACGTAAGCCAAAAATCCTAATCATCTCATGTTAAATTCTTACGGACTTAAACAACACAGTTCAACTGAAAGTGACTTTTTTTCCCTGTACTAACTACGAATTTACATATAAAGCTCCATTATTGAAGTTTGGGACACCTCAGAGGCTAACCTTAAAATGTTAAGAGCTCCTTTAACCATTTACCCAGTTGATGAATTATTACATGCACAGATAATATAAAGAATTACTATATCAATACaggatatttttgttaacgtaCAGTAATTACTGAAAAACtatatcaacaattatttttaattattttgtatgcTTTTATATGAGTGGTAATTTTTTAAGACTTATATCAATAATGAGATTTTATTGGTCGAGACTTAAACtcttaaaaataacatattctCAATAACGTAACTGAGATAAGGAATTgtactaattatatattaacGGTTTAACTCCTGAGGGCAATATAGTTCGGAGAATGAGTGAAATACGTGATAGGTAAGTAGTACATGATGTTAAGGGAAAGGAAGTGTAGTTACTTTTCTAAGGAGTCTTTTTCTGCGCAGGAAAAAAACAAGCATGGTAACACCACTGTGTGATTACAAAAAAAGTGAAGACCACTTACTTGTACAATGATGCAAAGGACAACTTTTGAGAGAGAACTCTCTCAGAATCAGAAAAATACAATCATTATGTAGAGTAGTAACGTAGCAGTGTATAGATTGAGAGGAGAATCTAATGGCAAAGAAAGATATGTGACAAGAATTTCTGGTTCTTCTACTGCTGTATAAAGTATTACCCTAGACTGGAAAAAAGGCATGCCGTTAGAGATATATGTGGGTTAAATTTTCCTTTCTTGAAAACGTAATTTTTATCTAGAACATTGGTTTCTCGTTCAGATATATTACGACAGATGGATACTGGATTctctaaaagttaaaaaagaatataacGGACTCTAATTAGTATATAGAGATTTTCTTTAGTCATTAACATGGGATACATGTATACTTAAGAAAGAATCTTTGGCGTGTTTCTCTTGGATTCTGCAATCTTGAATCGATTCTTACAGCAAAAAGGTgcaccaagaaaaaaaaaacaccgtgctttataatcaaaatattccGCAGCTAATTTCTGCACGATCAATATTTACATGGTCAATTCTCCAAAATCTTGTCCTGAGGGTTGAGGAAAGTCTTTGATTTGCCCAGTTCCAAGTTAGTTAATCAACTTCTATAGTTAACAGCATAACCTTAATATATTCCCTCCTTTAGTAGCGGATTTTTAGATTATGTGATGTTTTTTTAGTGGGAGATAATGGAGCAATGGACAGGTGGGGGTGTTTTGTTAACACTTGCAATTTAGCGTCTTTGTTCAGGGTGTTTTGCATAACTAAGGAATAGTATGGGTGGGACCTATTTTGAAAAAGGGCATAATAATATAATCACTCACAACTTCTGTTATTCCAAGAGCTAACGTATAGCCTCTTGTTCCCTAGTCTACCAAACCCATTTAACAAAATTCCGTGgggagtatatatatatataggccCATGATGATGATGTAGAAACACTCACAGAAACTCATTTCTAATTTGCTTGCCTCTACTGGTGTTAGCTTAAACTTTTTTCTCAGCAGTATCATACTCAAACCGTCCATAACTTTCTTTGCTCTTGCAAACACCAACTATAACTTGTGTGGCAATTCTTTTGCTGTGttgaaaaccacaaaaacacaaactaaCCATGTCCACAATTGCAAAGAGAGATTTGAGTTCTAATGAGGAAGACAGTGAGCTGAGAAGAGGACCTTGGACTCTTGAAGAAGACAGCCTGCTCATTCACTATATTGCTCGTCATGGTGAAGGTCGGTGGAATATGTTAGCCAAGAGTGCAGGTACAGATTCCACGTACGCTTAAAGTTAGAGGAATAACTTCATTCACTTTCACTTGTAACTGTTCTATACCTTTCTAACATTATTCCAATCCAACATCTCAGGGCTGAAGAGGACTGGAAAAAGCTGCAGACTCAGATGGCTGAATTATTTAAAACCAGACATTAAGAGAGGGAACCTCACTCCACAGGAGCAACTCTTGATCCTTGAACTCCATTCCAAGTGGGGTAACAGGTAACCGATATTCAATGATCTGTCCCAAAAATGAGTATTTATGCACTCAAAATTAGCCTTGTTGAACAAATCACAATGAGTTTGACAAGCTTTTGCTGTTGATTGGGGACAGGTGGTCAAAAATTGCTCAGCATCTGCCGGGGAGAACAGACAATGAGATCAAGAATTATTGGAGAACAAGGGTACAGAAGCAGGCACGCCAACTTAACATTGAGTCTGGAAGCAAGAGATTCATTGATGCCGTGAAGTGTTTTTGGATGCCGAGGTTGCTCCAAAAGATGGAACAGAACAATTCTCCGAGTCCTCACTGTTCCATGACAAGCATGGTGAATTTAGGGAATTCTGGAGAAGCTTCTATGAGTTCAACGTCAAGCAGCTTCAATATACCCTCTGTGTTTTCATCATCTCCTCCACAAAGGGAATTCATTATGGACGGTGCAAATCATCTTGGTACTATGTCCAACCCCATCAATCCATCCCCAGATTCCTTCCCATTTTCACAGCTGCTTGGAATTTCTGAACACCCCAAAAGTCCTCCCAATGTGCTTGAGAACAATGTCTACAGCTATCCAATCCAGGACAACTGCTATGCCGATACCAATAACTATGGCATGGAAGGCCTAAACATGGATCCCCTTTCAGCCATGGGAACTTACGACTTCCCACAGTTTGATTTTCAGAGCGCAGGGAATGGATGGATGTTAGACAGTGTGGAGGATACTACTTTATGGAACATGGATGCTATGTGACAGTGTTGTCAAGAGAAGGCATGCATCTCAAGTTCTTTTATTGTGGGATGGTATatcattgaaaacaaatttgaagATTCTTATGCTATACTGATTCATAGGGAGTATACATAATAGTCTCATTGTTAGAGATTAGTAGTACCAAGTGTAACGTCATTTTAATATGAACCTTTTAAAATAGcatatatttaaatagaaaaatgcAGGAGATGATATTAATGTTCCCCTGTTTCAGATTTATTTAGAAGCTGcaaaaaaagttgtaatttGACAAAGGCAATGTATCTTGGATGTTATGAGTGTGTTTTGGAAATAGTGCGTTTTTATTATTCCCTCTTTTTGTTTCTGGATATCTATTTTCATGTAAAtgatgatttatttatttttctgttcgAATCCCAAAtgaaaagaggaaaagaatAGTGAAGTCACATCTTGTGATGGAGTGACACTTGCAAAGTGTGTATGACATTTAATAACGATCTCTAAAGACAGTGAAAAATGCTACTTGTTTGCATATCTCCAAGAGCAGCCACTTGTACTGAGTGGTGGGGTTCCCTCATAAAAATGAAGTACCGAGTGTAAGTGTGATGTGTAGAAAGGTCATCATTTTGCATCTTGAAAAAAGTAGGAAAAATTGAAGATAGTGGTGCATAAGAAACAAGTGCCTTGGGTAACTACTCTAAACTGGACTAGTCTACCATTCTAGCAACTCCCTTGTCTTCTTTCTGGAATCATAAGCAGAGAAGAGGATATTTCACCATATATTGCATTTCATCTCTCAAGCTTCCAACTATTTTCCAGTGATGGCACTTTTCTCGAAGCTTGTCAATGAAGAAATTGACTAAGAAATATTCTTGGCTATATGCCATCACATGGCCTAAATGTCTCCAGGAATTTTAACCTTTCCATCCAAAGTGCTTTTCTACAGATTCAAAAATACCTTCACTCAGAGAATCCCTTTTCTTGCTTAAAATTAAGCTTAGCTAGCTAGCTCAGGGCCAATTTAGTTTGCACGCAAAAGAGAACAAATGCATCTCTATATGAGCTACTGTTTGAATTACTCTTTGCTAATTCAGTAGTCATTAGGATATGTTTTCAAGacgttttcatatattttttttttaagaacaaaaacTGACTTATTCAACAGTTAAAATcagtttatatattaatataaaaaatataagtgagaatttttatctatttaagtttacaaaaaataatttaatttcttt from the Vigna angularis cultivar LongXiaoDou No.4 chromosome 3, ASM1680809v1, whole genome shotgun sequence genome contains:
- the LOC108325578 gene encoding transcription factor MYB62, with translation MSTIAKRDLSSNEEDSELRRGPWTLEEDSLLIHYIARHGEGRWNMLAKSAGLKRTGKSCRLRWLNYLKPDIKRGNLTPQEQLLILELHSKWGNRWSKIAQHLPGRTDNEIKNYWRTRVQKQARQLNIESGSKRFIDAVKCFWMPRLLQKMEQNNSPSPHCSMTSMVNLGNSGEASMSSTSSSFNIPSVFSSSPPQREFIMDGANHLGTMSNPINPSPDSFPFSQLLGISEHPKSPPNVLENNVYSYPIQDNCYADTNNYGMEGLNMDPLSAMGTYDFPQFDFQSAGNGWMLDSVEDTTLWNMDAM